In the Camelus bactrianus isolate YW-2024 breed Bactrian camel chromosome 17, ASM4877302v1, whole genome shotgun sequence genome, one interval contains:
- the TEX264 gene encoding testis-expressed protein 264 isoform X3 codes for MCPLARQGDFYVPEVKETERKSRGPAEADDTQVDGTGADTMSDTSSVSLEVGPGSRETSAATLSPGVSSRGWDDGDTRSEHSYSESGASGSSFEELDLEGEGPMGEPRPSLEAEPLGAAKWLREPSTPEKGEE; via the exons ATGTGCCCGCTGGCACGACAGGGAGACTTCTATGTGCCTGAGGTGAAGGAGACAGAGCGGAAAAGCCGGGGGCCTGCGGAGGCTGACGACACCCAGGTGGATGGCACAG GAGCTGACACAATGAGTGACACGAGTTCTGTGAGCCTGGAGGTGGGTCCTGGCAGCCGGGAGACTTCAGCTGCCACCCTGTCCCCTGGGGTGAGCAGCCGCGGCTGGGATGATGGTGACACCCGCAGTGAGCACAGCTACAGCGAGTCGGGTGCCAGTGGCTCATCCTTTGAGGAGCTGGATCTGGAGGGTGAGGGACCCATGGGGGAGCCAAGGCCAAGCCTCGAGGCTGAGCCCCTGGGGGCTGCCAAGTGGTTGCGGGAGCCCAGTACCCCTGAGAAGGGCGAGGAGTAA